The Pseudomonas extremaustralis genome contains a region encoding:
- the hrpB gene encoding ATP-dependent helicase HrpB encodes MKSLPIDDVLPALRDALANRHEAVLEAPPGAGKTTRVPLALLNEPWLAGQTILMLEPRRLAARAAAERLASELGEKVGDTVGYRIRLDSKVGPNTRIEVVTEGILTRRLQDDPALDGVGLLIFDEFHERSLDADLALALSLNGRELFRDEQPLKILLMSATLEGERLASLLDDAPILRSEGRMFPVQMRWGRPYQAGEFIEPRVVQTILDALHDETGSVLVFLPGQAEIRRVHQQLIDALGDRHEVLLCPLHGELDLNAQRAAIDPAPAGKRKVVLATNIAETSLTIDGVRVVIDAGLARVPRFDPGSGMTRLDTQRISRASATQRAGRAGRLEPGVCYRLWSEDQHEGLAAYGSAEILAADLAGLALQLARWGVTPAQLVWLDLPPTAAYAQAQDLLQRLGALNDDTLTAHGQKMAELPAHPRIAHLLLRGQDLGLAATACDVAALLGERDILRGGGADLHSRLALLSGEERTRGTQGGVQRARQLARQYRGYLRGKATQPVADPEHPRWLGALLALAYPDRVAQQRRPGGAEYRLANGRAALFAEADSLMKQPWLVIADLGSRQGQREERIYLATDFDPALFDSVLAEQVRNVDQLDWDEREGVLRAERQRKVGELVLSREPLTGLDESARTQALVNLVRRKGLELLPWTPELRQWQARVMLLRQLDAGKTSEWPDVSDSALLAGLEHWLMPYLGKVSRLSHFANLDLSSYLHNLLPWPLPQRLDELAPHHVKVPSGSSVRLDYSEQPPILAVRLQELFGLADTPRIAGGRQVVKLHLLSPARRPVQVTQDLANFWRSTYAEVKKDLKGRYPKLFHKLDPWVESLNNKKIDR; translated from the coding sequence ATGAAATCGTTGCCGATCGATGATGTTTTACCCGCCCTGCGTGACGCCTTGGCGAATCGCCATGAAGCCGTGCTGGAAGCGCCGCCCGGTGCCGGTAAAACCACCCGCGTGCCCTTGGCCTTGTTGAATGAACCCTGGCTGGCCGGGCAGACCATCCTGATGCTCGAACCCCGTCGCCTCGCCGCCCGCGCCGCCGCCGAGCGGCTGGCCAGCGAGCTGGGCGAGAAAGTCGGTGACACCGTTGGCTACCGCATCCGCCTCGACAGCAAGGTCGGCCCCAACACCCGCATCGAAGTGGTCACCGAAGGCATCCTCACCCGCCGTCTGCAGGACGATCCAGCATTGGACGGCGTGGGTTTGCTGATCTTCGACGAATTTCACGAACGCAGCCTCGACGCCGACTTGGCGCTGGCCCTGAGCCTGAATGGCCGCGAGCTGTTTCGCGACGAGCAACCGCTGAAAATCCTGCTGATGTCCGCCACCCTTGAAGGCGAGCGCCTGGCCAGTCTGCTGGACGACGCGCCGATCCTGCGCAGCGAAGGGCGCATGTTCCCGGTGCAGATGCGCTGGGGGCGCCCGTACCAGGCCGGTGAATTTATCGAGCCGCGCGTGGTGCAGACCATTCTCGACGCCCTGCACGACGAAACCGGCAGCGTGCTGGTGTTCCTGCCGGGGCAGGCGGAGATTCGTCGAGTCCATCAGCAACTGATCGACGCCCTGGGCGATCGCCATGAGGTGCTGTTGTGCCCATTGCATGGCGAGTTGGACCTGAACGCCCAGCGTGCCGCGATCGACCCGGCACCCGCCGGCAAGCGCAAAGTGGTGCTGGCCACCAACATCGCCGAGACCAGCCTGACCATCGACGGCGTGCGTGTGGTGATCGACGCCGGGCTGGCGCGGGTGCCGCGGTTCGACCCCGGCAGCGGCATGACCCGCCTCGACACCCAGCGCATCTCCCGCGCCAGCGCCACCCAGCGCGCCGGTCGGGCCGGGCGCCTGGAGCCGGGGGTGTGTTATCGGTTGTGGTCCGAAGACCAGCATGAAGGCCTGGCCGCCTACGGCAGTGCGGAAATTCTCGCGGCCGATCTTGCCGGGCTGGCCTTGCAACTGGCGCGTTGGGGCGTCACGCCTGCGCAACTGGTGTGGCTCGATCTGCCGCCGACCGCCGCGTATGCCCAGGCGCAGGATTTGCTGCAACGCCTGGGCGCCTTGAATGACGACACCCTGACCGCCCATGGCCAGAAAATGGCCGAACTGCCGGCGCACCCACGTATCGCCCATCTGTTGTTGCGCGGGCAGGACCTGGGGCTGGCGGCCACGGCCTGTGATGTCGCCGCGTTGTTGGGGGAGCGCGATATCCTGCGCGGCGGCGGCGCGGACTTGCACAGTCGCCTGGCGCTGTTGTCCGGCGAAGAACGCACACGCGGCACTCAAGGAGGCGTGCAGCGGGCCCGGCAACTGGCGCGGCAATATCGCGGCTATTTACGCGGCAAGGCGACTCAACCGGTCGCCGATCCAGAACATCCGCGCTGGCTCGGCGCGTTGCTCGCCCTGGCCTACCCCGACCGCGTCGCCCAGCAACGCCGCCCCGGTGGCGCCGAATACCGCCTGGCCAACGGCCGCGCCGCGCTGTTCGCCGAGGCCGATAGCCTGATGAAACAACCCTGGCTGGTGATCGCCGACCTCGGCAGTCGCCAGGGCCAGCGTGAAGAACGCATCTACCTGGCGACGGACTTCGATCCGGCGCTATTCGATAGCGTCCTCGCCGAGCAAGTGCGCAATGTCGACCAACTGGATTGGGACGAGCGCGAAGGCGTACTGCGCGCCGAACGCCAGCGCAAAGTCGGCGAACTCGTCCTCAGCCGCGAACCGCTGACCGGCCTGGATGAGTCCGCGCGCACCCAGGCGCTGGTCAACCTGGTGCGCCGCAAAGGCCTGGAACTGCTGCCCTGGACCCCGGAACTGCGCCAATGGCAGGCCCGCGTGATGCTGCTGCGCCAACTGGACGCCGGCAAAACCAGCGAATGGCCCGACGTCAGCGACAGCGCCTTGCTCGCCGGCCTGGAACACTGGCTGATGCCCTACCTGGGCAAAGTCTCGCGCCTGAGCCATTTCGCCAACCTGGATCTCTCCAGCTACCTGCACAACCTGCTGCCCTGGCCGCTGCCCCAGCGCCTGGACGAACTGGCACCGCACCATGTGAAAGTCCCGTCGGGCTCGTCGGTGCGCCTGGACTACAGCGAGCAACCGCCGATTTTGGCCGTGCGCCTGCAAGAATTGTTCGGCCTGGCAGACACCCCACGCATCGCCGGCGGGCGCCAAGTGGTGAAGCTGCACCTGTTGTCGCCGGCGCGGCGGCCGGTGCAAGTGACCCAGGACCTGGCGAACTTCTGGCGCAGTACCTACGCCGAGGTGAAGAAGGACCTGAAAGGGCGCTATCCGAAGCTATTCCATAAGTTAGACCCTTGGGTTGAATCGCTTAACAACAAAAAGATTGACAGGTAG
- the tnpB gene encoding IS66 family insertion sequence element accessory protein TnpB (TnpB, as the term is used for proteins encoded by IS66 family insertion elements, is considered an accessory protein, since TnpC, encoded by a neighboring gene, is a DDE family transposase.) — MIRIDSIWLATEPMDMRAGTETALARVVEVFGAAKPHCAYLFANRRANRMKVLVHDGVGIWLAARRLNQGKFHWPGIHRGSEVELDTEQLQALVLGLPWQRVGAAGAITVL, encoded by the coding sequence GTGATCCGCATCGATAGCATCTGGCTTGCCACTGAGCCGATGGACATGCGCGCCGGCACCGAGACCGCATTGGCCCGTGTAGTGGAGGTATTCGGTGCGGCGAAGCCGCACTGTGCTTATCTGTTCGCCAACCGCCGCGCCAACCGCATGAAAGTGTTGGTGCATGACGGTGTAGGGATCTGGCTGGCCGCGCGGCGATTGAACCAGGGCAAGTTTCACTGGCCAGGCATCCACCGCGGCTCGGAAGTTGAACTCGACACCGAGCAGCTTCAGGCTTTGGTGCTCGGTTTACCTTGGCAGCGGGTTGGTGCAGCCGGTGCGATCACAGTGCTGTAG
- a CDS encoding site-specific integrase, producing the protein MSYTNPRHEGRLILIPNLQDAFAILHVSETPRGSIESALEGAESNLLYKCDEVGSGNDRALFNFPFLFSANGNPWHEANDYLLSLMRDRAPASRRTDDVRRRASKLLDYLLFCEDNNLDWLDFSGARPSLRPTYKYFYHLIKEGRRSNQVINQYTAAVYHFYKYVSEHWHYLDLKRVDTIKQVRLIVQSPKGAKIIDAEKRSQTRRTPPSSSVPLGFVREDGEDLRPLSNLELGALLEAINEKKWSTIERLILLTSLMTGARKQSVLTIRLKHLKGFTEDKLVPECAYKLHAGPRTGIDTKFDKTQVLYVPKQLAEELVTLARSPMMRRRREKFRAQLEVSHPGLLIEEDDMYLFLSDQGNCYYMASNDPRYAIVRSPQTGQVTETIKRKLQSTASSQFPKDFTYHWLRATFAYQLYQRLQPLVQEGVLKLGEDIDFIQKRMHHESRETTENYLKLFNMTHEKVIAQEVWEKKLFNGNYEVMKLTVQE; encoded by the coding sequence ATGTCCTACACCAATCCGCGTCACGAAGGTCGTCTGATTCTCATCCCGAATTTGCAGGATGCCTTCGCTATCCTGCATGTCAGTGAAACGCCTCGCGGCTCTATTGAGTCAGCGCTTGAGGGGGCTGAATCCAATCTGCTTTATAAATGCGATGAAGTCGGTTCAGGGAATGACCGTGCCCTGTTCAATTTCCCATTTTTGTTTAGTGCTAATGGCAACCCTTGGCACGAAGCGAACGACTACTTGCTGAGTCTCATGCGTGATAGGGCTCCTGCAAGTCGACGCACTGATGATGTTAGGCGTCGTGCCAGTAAACTGTTGGATTACCTCCTATTCTGTGAGGATAACAATCTGGATTGGCTCGACTTTTCCGGTGCCCGTCCTTCGCTTCGCCCGACTTACAAGTACTTCTATCACCTGATTAAAGAAGGCCGTCGCAGTAATCAGGTCATCAATCAATATACCGCTGCGGTCTATCACTTTTATAAGTACGTTTCCGAGCATTGGCATTACCTCGATCTAAAGCGTGTTGATACGATCAAGCAAGTGCGGCTTATCGTGCAGAGCCCAAAAGGCGCGAAAATCATCGATGCTGAAAAGCGCAGCCAAACGCGGCGTACGCCGCCTAGTAGCTCCGTTCCTTTGGGATTCGTGCGTGAAGATGGCGAGGATCTTCGACCTCTCTCCAATCTTGAGTTAGGCGCGCTTTTGGAGGCCATTAATGAAAAGAAATGGTCAACGATTGAGCGGTTGATTCTTCTCACGTCTCTGATGACTGGAGCTCGTAAGCAAAGTGTTTTGACCATACGCTTGAAGCATTTGAAAGGATTTACAGAAGACAAACTAGTGCCGGAATGTGCCTATAAATTGCATGCCGGCCCGCGCACAGGCATTGATACGAAATTTGACAAAACTCAAGTTCTGTATGTTCCAAAGCAACTTGCTGAAGAATTGGTCACGCTTGCACGTAGTCCGATGATGAGGAGACGGCGGGAAAAATTTCGTGCTCAATTAGAAGTCAGTCATCCCGGTCTGTTGATAGAAGAGGACGATATGTATTTGTTTCTCTCCGATCAAGGCAATTGTTATTACATGGCTTCAAATGATCCGCGTTACGCAATTGTTAGGTCGCCACAGACAGGGCAGGTGACGGAAACAATAAAGCGAAAATTGCAGAGTACAGCTTCTAGCCAATTTCCAAAAGATTTTACATATCACTGGCTGCGAGCGACTTTTGCCTATCAACTCTACCAGCGCCTGCAACCGTTGGTTCAAGAAGGCGTTTTGAAATTAGGGGAGGATATTGATTTTATTCAAAAACGTATGCATCACGAGTCTAGGGAAACAACTGAAAACTATCTAAAGTTATTCAATATGACTCACGAAAAAGTCATCGCCCAAGAGGTGTGGGAGAAGAAATTGTTTAACGGTAACTACGAAGTCATGAAATTGACGGTCCAAGAATGA
- a CDS encoding helix-turn-helix domain-containing protein: MDKLAKALGERIRVQRKACRISQDALALACNIDRSYVGRIERGEVNITVEKLYRIASVLACDPCGLLPQASEL; the protein is encoded by the coding sequence ATGGATAAGTTGGCGAAAGCGTTAGGGGAACGCATCCGAGTGCAGAGGAAGGCCTGCCGGATTTCCCAGGATGCACTGGCGCTGGCGTGCAATATCGACCGCAGCTACGTAGGGCGGATCGAACGTGGCGAGGTCAACATCACCGTCGAGAAGCTGTATCGCATCGCAAGCGTGCTTGCATGCGATCCATGCGGCCTACTGCCTCAGGCGTCAGAGCTTTAG
- the phnE gene encoding phosphonate ABC transporter, permease protein PhnE: protein MSTHYDVQALPAEQREHILRGFGLGWWRQLGQVAIVFGVVLLACWYVGLLDATTLLNGLPSIATLAGEAMPPDFSGYRSWIRPLIDTLAMSIAGTAIAVVFSLVVAFVAARNTAPHPLVFGVARVLLNALRSVPELIMGIIFVAAVGFGALPGVLALGLHSVGMVGKFFAEAIEHVDEAPVEAARAAGATPMQVLLHAVLPQVTPQFADVAIYRWEYNFRASTVMGMVGAGGIGFELMGSLRIMQYQEVAAILLVILAMVTLVDAFSGVLRKRFK from the coding sequence ATGTCTACTCATTACGACGTGCAGGCGCTGCCTGCAGAGCAACGCGAGCACATCCTTCGAGGCTTCGGCCTCGGTTGGTGGCGCCAGCTGGGGCAGGTGGCGATTGTATTCGGAGTGGTGCTGTTGGCCTGCTGGTACGTGGGGCTGCTCGATGCCACCACGCTGCTGAACGGGCTGCCCTCCATCGCGACCCTGGCAGGCGAGGCCATGCCGCCAGACTTTTCGGGCTATCGAAGCTGGATTCGCCCCTTGATCGACACCTTGGCGATGAGCATCGCCGGTACGGCCATCGCAGTGGTGTTCTCGCTGGTGGTGGCCTTCGTTGCAGCGCGCAATACGGCGCCGCACCCCCTTGTGTTCGGTGTTGCCCGGGTGCTGCTCAATGCCCTGCGGTCGGTGCCGGAGCTGATCATGGGCATCATCTTCGTTGCAGCCGTAGGGTTCGGCGCCTTGCCGGGCGTGCTTGCCCTGGGTCTGCATTCGGTCGGCATGGTCGGCAAGTTCTTCGCCGAGGCCATCGAGCACGTCGACGAAGCGCCGGTGGAAGCCGCTCGGGCGGCGGGGGCTACGCCGATGCAAGTGCTGCTGCACGCGGTTTTGCCACAGGTGACGCCGCAGTTCGCCGACGTGGCGATCTACCGCTGGGAATACAACTTTCGCGCCTCCACCGTGATGGGCATGGTTGGCGCCGGCGGTATCGGCTTCGAACTCATGGGCTCGCTGCGCATCATGCAGTACCAGGAGGTTGCAGCAATCCTGCTGGTCATCCTGGCCATGGTCACGCTAGTAGACGCCTTCAGTGGCGTGCTGCGCAAACGTTTCAAATAG
- a CDS encoding LysR family transcriptional regulator, translating to MLNPVWLKSLVAIVQTGSFQSAARALGLAQPTVSQHLQKLEEQVGVTLVQRSRSGCQPTTRALAFMPHATALLDMHARALEALHGNRERVGASSNIGTYLLLPFVRNYLTTANERGEVDLRIAANPDVADQLLAGQLDAAIMEWWLPHPDFEHRLWRVEPLVLIVSPDHALAEAGCIERDRLVDLPMLGGEPGSGTGRLLTEYFGELGVPRSGMQLGSTEAVKQAVRAGLGVSLVMASAVQDEVRSGALVALPIPGLEKRLQLIWRKPPGNLHPPGFVRHLLEEADLAG from the coding sequence ATGTTGAATCCGGTCTGGCTGAAGAGCCTGGTAGCGATCGTTCAAACAGGCAGTTTTCAGAGCGCGGCGAGGGCGTTGGGGCTGGCCCAGCCGACGGTGTCGCAGCACTTGCAGAAGCTTGAAGAGCAGGTCGGCGTAACGCTGGTGCAGCGCAGTCGTAGCGGCTGCCAGCCTACCACACGGGCGCTGGCCTTCATGCCGCATGCGACCGCCTTGCTCGACATGCACGCCCGGGCGCTAGAAGCCCTGCATGGCAATCGTGAGCGCGTCGGGGCCAGCTCCAACATCGGCACCTACCTTCTCCTGCCATTCGTGCGCAACTATCTGACGACCGCAAATGAGAGGGGCGAGGTGGATCTGCGCATCGCCGCCAACCCGGATGTGGCCGACCAGCTACTGGCGGGCCAGCTCGACGCCGCGATCATGGAATGGTGGCTACCTCACCCCGACTTCGAACACCGCCTCTGGCGGGTCGAGCCGCTGGTGCTTATCGTCAGCCCCGACCATGCGCTGGCTGAAGCAGGGTGCATAGAACGTGATCGTCTGGTGGACCTGCCGATGCTGGGAGGTGAACCGGGTAGCGGTACCGGACGGCTTCTGACCGAATACTTTGGCGAACTGGGCGTGCCTCGCAGCGGTATGCAGCTAGGCAGCACCGAGGCAGTCAAACAAGCAGTGAGGGCGGGACTCGGCGTGTCGTTGGTGATGGCTTCCGCAGTACAAGACGAAGTTCGCAGTGGCGCGCTGGTAGCTCTTCCCATCCCGGGGCTTGAAAAGCGTCTCCAACTGATCTGGCGCAAACCTCCCGGAAATCTGCACCCGCCGGGATTTGTGCGGCACTTATTGGAGGAGGCAGATCTAGCTGGATAA
- a CDS encoding DEAD/DEAH box helicase, with protein MSRSLRSWQNSCITKALEHLTVTQHFFCQATPGAGKTRMAAELTSRLLQQDRIDLVLCFAPSCQVVEGFRSTFSEVLGRRLDGQMGAVGAAYTYQAMEYRDEGFWQLLDDYRVLVVFDEIHHCAGHDPLLSNAWGQQILHRIQDRAVFTLALSGTPWRSDDKAIALARYSSPEGHLICDYRYGLKDAIADGVCRSPRIVLLDNQKVKLTEELGADSSVRLFPSIAKLLGESPVTYEELLRHDDVINPILDLGYSKLNELRQIKPDAAGLVVATDIEHAQQIAQALETMGEECRIVTNKTPDAQQVINAFRSNTCRWIVAVGMISEGTDIPRLQVCCYLSRIRTELHYRQVLGRVLRRTGESDDQAWLFMLAEPKLQGFAERIADDLPDDLAVLRDVQMPGFNPDSRPEPMGASGHVKGIGDAGLGGAEPGIGSQATNIISLGGFANEPAYQVSFSQHYRQQLLACF; from the coding sequence ATGAGCAGATCGCTACGCAGCTGGCAGAACAGCTGCATCACCAAGGCGTTGGAGCACCTTACCGTCACGCAGCACTTCTTCTGCCAGGCAACGCCGGGAGCCGGGAAGACGCGCATGGCCGCGGAGCTGACCAGCCGACTGCTTCAGCAGGACAGAATTGACCTGGTGCTGTGCTTTGCGCCGTCCTGCCAGGTCGTGGAGGGTTTTCGTTCGACTTTTTCGGAAGTGCTAGGCAGACGTCTCGATGGCCAGATGGGTGCCGTGGGGGCGGCCTATACCTATCAGGCCATGGAATACCGTGATGAGGGATTCTGGCAGCTTCTTGATGACTACCGGGTGCTTGTGGTCTTCGATGAAATCCACCATTGCGCCGGCCACGATCCGCTCCTCAGCAATGCCTGGGGGCAGCAGATACTGCACCGGATACAGGATCGCGCTGTCTTCACGTTGGCCCTGTCTGGCACGCCCTGGCGTTCGGACGACAAGGCCATTGCCTTGGCTCGCTATTCGTCGCCCGAAGGGCATTTGATCTGCGATTACCGCTATGGCTTGAAAGACGCCATTGCCGACGGCGTGTGCCGATCCCCTCGCATTGTGTTGCTCGATAATCAGAAGGTGAAACTCACTGAAGAACTTGGCGCGGATAGCTCCGTCAGGCTGTTTCCCAGCATCGCCAAGCTTTTGGGGGAGTCACCTGTCACCTATGAGGAACTGCTGCGCCATGACGACGTGATCAATCCAATCCTCGACCTTGGCTACAGCAAGCTCAACGAGCTACGCCAGATCAAGCCTGATGCCGCCGGCTTGGTGGTGGCTACCGACATCGAACACGCTCAGCAAATAGCCCAGGCTCTGGAAACAATGGGTGAAGAGTGCCGTATCGTGACCAACAAAACCCCGGATGCGCAGCAAGTGATCAATGCATTCCGCAGCAACACCTGCCGCTGGATTGTCGCCGTAGGAATGATCAGCGAAGGCACCGACATTCCACGCCTGCAAGTGTGCTGCTATCTCAGCCGTATCCGCACCGAACTGCATTACCGGCAAGTGCTGGGACGGGTACTGCGACGCACAGGTGAATCGGATGACCAGGCTTGGCTATTCATGCTGGCAGAACCGAAGCTTCAGGGCTTTGCGGAGCGAATTGCAGATGACTTGCCGGATGACCTGGCCGTTTTGAGAGATGTGCAGATGCCTGGATTTAATCCAGACTCAAGGCCTGAACCGATGGGTGCTTCGGGCCATGTCAAGGGTATCGGCGATGCTGGGTTAGGTGGCGCAGAACCTGGTATTGGGTCGCAGGCTACGAACATCATTTCGCTGGGTGGCTTTGCAAATGAGCCCGCTTACCAGGTCAGCTTTTCCCAGCATTACCGGCAGCAGCTACTGGCTTGTTTCTGA
- the ptxD gene encoding phosphonate dehydrogenase PtxD, with translation MLPKLVITHRVHDEILQLLAPHCELMTNQTDSTLPREEILRRCRDAQAMMAFMPDRVDADFLQACPELRVVGCALKGFDNFDVDACTARGVWLTFVPDLLTVPTAELAIGLAVGLGRHLRAADAFVRSGKFQGWQPQFYGTGLDNATVGILGMGAIGLAMADRLQGWGATLQYHEAKALDTQTEQRLGLRRVACSELFASSDFILLALPLNADTQHLVNAELLALVRPGALLVNPCRGSVVDEAAVLAALERGQLGGYAADVFEMEDWARADRPRLIDPALLAHPNTLFTPHIGSAVRAVRLEIERCAAQNIIQALAGARPINAANRLPKAEPAAC, from the coding sequence ATGCTGCCGAAACTCGTTATAACTCACCGAGTACACGATGAGATCCTGCAACTGCTGGCGCCACATTGCGAGCTGATGACCAACCAGACCGACAGCACGCTGCCGCGCGAGGAAATTCTGCGCCGCTGCCGCGATGCTCAGGCGATGATGGCGTTCATGCCCGATCGGGTCGATGCAGACTTTCTTCAAGCCTGCCCTGAGCTGCGTGTAGTCGGCTGCGCGCTCAAGGGCTTCGACAATTTCGATGTGGACGCCTGTACTGCCCGCGGGGTCTGGCTGACCTTCGTGCCTGATCTGTTGACGGTCCCGACTGCCGAGCTGGCGATCGGACTGGCGGTGGGGCTGGGGCGGCATCTGCGGGCAGCAGATGCGTTCGTCCGCTCTGGCAAGTTCCAGGGCTGGCAACCACAGTTCTACGGCACGGGGCTGGATAACGCTACGGTCGGCATCCTTGGCATGGGCGCCATCGGACTGGCCATGGCTGATCGCTTGCAGGGATGGGGCGCGACCCTGCAGTACCACGAGGCGAAGGCTCTGGATACACAAACCGAGCAACGGCTCGGCCTGCGCCGGGTGGCGTGCAGCGAACTCTTCGCCAGCTCGGACTTCATCCTGCTGGCGCTTCCCTTGAATGCCGATACCCAGCATCTGGTCAACGCCGAGCTGCTTGCCCTCGTACGGCCGGGCGCTCTGCTTGTAAACCCCTGTCGTGGTTCGGTAGTGGATGAAGCCGCCGTGCTCGCGGCGCTTGAGCGAGGCCAGCTCGGCGGGTATGCGGCGGATGTATTCGAAATGGAAGACTGGGCTCGCGCGGACCGGCCGCGGCTGATCGATCCTGCGCTGCTCGCGCATCCGAATACGCTGTTCACTCCGCACATAGGGTCGGCAGTGCGCGCGGTGCGCCTGGAGATTGAACGTTGTGCAGCGCAGAACATCATCCAGGCATTGGCAGGTGCGCGCCCAATCAACGCTGCGAACCGTCTGCCCAAGGCCGAGCCTGCCGCATGTTGA
- a CDS encoding inositol monophosphatase family protein — MTGLRLSDLLEPVMQLAYEAGLLIESELNRPDGPRGSGFKADVDVEIEVLLRQRLKHILNCDFVGEETGCELSGHPFSWVVDPNDGTGDFLNRRPGSAISIGLLHNATPVLGVVYAPVTPSGPDCIAWAEGAPALLRNGRPVNNDLQSAILGKRPAKSPSELQH; from the coding sequence ATGACAGGACTGCGGCTGAGCGATCTTCTTGAACCCGTCATGCAGCTTGCTTACGAAGCAGGCCTACTTATTGAGTCAGAGCTTAATAGACCAGACGGCCCAAGGGGCAGTGGCTTTAAGGCAGACGTCGATGTTGAAATCGAGGTACTTCTGCGACAGCGACTGAAGCACATCCTTAATTGCGATTTTGTCGGAGAAGAAACGGGCTGCGAGCTATCAGGCCACCCATTTAGTTGGGTTGTTGACCCCAATGATGGAACAGGCGACTTCCTCAATCGTCGGCCGGGCTCTGCCATTTCTATCGGATTGCTGCATAACGCAACGCCAGTGCTGGGCGTGGTTTACGCCCCCGTCACGCCTAGTGGTCCTGACTGCATAGCATGGGCTGAGGGTGCACCGGCTTTACTGCGTAATGGTCGTCCCGTGAATAATGACCTGCAATCTGCGATCTTGGGTAAGCGTCCAGCCAAGTCACCTTCCGAACTCCAGCATTAA
- the tnpA gene encoding IS66-like element accessory protein TnpA — protein sequence MRQRSSYPEPFKVQVVQECLQPGATVSSVAIRHGINANVIRKWLPLYRDQLPAALPAFVPLRATPKRPTAASVIIELSLGEQSVTVKWPVSDPDGCARFVRGLAP from the coding sequence ATGCGCCAACGAAGCTCTTACCCCGAACCGTTCAAGGTCCAGGTCGTTCAGGAATGCCTACAACCGGGTGCGACCGTCTCCAGCGTTGCCATCCGCCATGGCATCAACGCCAACGTCATTCGAAAATGGCTACCGCTTTACCGAGATCAGCTACCCGCGGCGTTGCCGGCGTTCGTTCCATTGAGGGCTACGCCCAAACGGCCGACTGCAGCATCGGTGATTATTGAGCTATCGCTTGGCGAGCAGTCAGTCACAGTGAAATGGCCAGTGTCCGATCCTGACGGCTGCGCCCGCTTTGTCCGGGGGCTTGCCCCGTGA